The following are from one region of the Arthrobacter sp. TMP15 genome:
- a CDS encoding DUF3039 domain-containing protein, translating into MSLPPDPFENDPLGNPERSGGSTAVIEREELRQEVEPGDSERFSHYVRKEKIMESALTGDPVVALCGKVWTPGRDPEKFPVCPDCKAIYEGLMPEGGKGKGKGPKNPKK; encoded by the coding sequence ATGAGTTTGCCTCCAGACCCCTTTGAAAATGACCCGCTGGGAAATCCTGAGCGCAGCGGCGGTTCAACAGCCGTCATTGAGCGCGAGGAATTGCGCCAAGAAGTTGAACCAGGAGATAGTGAACGGTTCTCGCACTATGTGCGCAAAGAAAAAATCATGGAATCCGCACTGACAGGTGACCCGGTTGTGGCACTGTGCGGCAAGGTCTGGACTCCTGGGCGTGATCCCGAAAAGTTCCCCGTGTGCCCTGACTGCAAGGCCATCTATGAGGGATTGATGCCAGAAGGTGGCAAAGGTAAGGGCAAGGGCCCGAAGAACCCCAAGAAATAG
- the nagB gene encoding glucosamine-6-phosphate deaminase: MEVIILPSRKEIGALAADAIESLVRTKPNAVIGLATGSSPLPIYDELARRHDEEGLNFTQTRGFALDEYVGLPVGHFESYREVIRREFTNRVDVAAINVHGPDGAGADIDSACKQYEDAIAAAGGIDLQILGVGTNGHIGFNEPGSSLASRTRIKTLAEQTRQDNARFFENIDQVPHHVVTQGLGTIMDARHLVLVAFGEGKADAVRNFVEGPVSASCPASILQFHPRATVIIDEAAASKLADAPSYRNAYENKPDWQSV; the protein is encoded by the coding sequence ATGGAGGTCATTATCCTCCCAAGCAGGAAAGAAATTGGGGCCTTGGCGGCTGACGCCATCGAGTCACTGGTGCGCACTAAGCCCAATGCCGTCATTGGCCTGGCCACCGGTTCCTCTCCGCTGCCGATCTACGACGAGCTGGCCCGACGTCACGATGAAGAGGGTCTAAACTTCACTCAAACGCGGGGCTTTGCCCTAGATGAGTATGTGGGCCTGCCCGTGGGACACTTTGAGTCTTACCGAGAGGTGATCAGGCGTGAGTTCACCAACCGTGTGGACGTTGCGGCGATTAACGTCCATGGCCCTGATGGTGCTGGGGCAGATATTGATAGTGCGTGTAAGCAATACGAAGATGCCATTGCTGCGGCTGGCGGGATTGACCTGCAGATTCTGGGCGTTGGCACCAACGGTCACATCGGTTTTAACGAGCCTGGGTCTTCGCTGGCTTCGCGCACCCGCATCAAAACCTTGGCAGAACAGACTCGCCAGGACAATGCACGGTTTTTTGAGAACATCGACCAAGTCCCGCATCACGTGGTGACCCAAGGTCTAGGCACCATTATGGATGCCCGGCACCTGGTTCTTGTTGCTTTTGGGGAAGGCAAGGCCGACGCTGTAAGGAACTTCGTTGAGGGCCCCGTATCCGCTTCCTGCCCGGCCTCGATTTTGCAGTTTCACCCGCGCGCGACAGTCATTATTGATGAGGCCGCCGCATCTAAGTTGGCAGATGCCCCCAGCTACCGCAACGCCTACGAAAATAAGCCAGACTGGCAGAGCGTCTAG